A genomic window from Terriglobia bacterium includes:
- a CDS encoding ankyrin repeat domain-containing protein, with product MRRYGNVNQRELPSRQSALAIAALGRHDKSVRVLLDLGADVNDADYIGMTPLMDAVSADDATAVRMLLAAGANTTVTNKSGRSALSLAQELHHAGIAELLRTPTLR from the coding sequence GTGCGCCGATACGGCAACGTGAACCAACGAGAACTGCCCTCTAGGCAATCAGCGTTAGCAATAGCAGCATTAGGTCGGCATGACAAGAGTGTAAGGGTGTTGTTGGACTTGGGAGCGGACGTAAATGATGCTGATTACATCGGCATGACTCCACTGATGGATGCTGTCTCTGCGGACGATGCGACCGCAGTTCGGATGCTTCTCGCCGCGGGCGCGAACACGACCGTGACTAACAAATCGGGAAGGTCAGCATTGTCGTTAGCGCAGGAACTGCATCACGCTGGAATCGCCGAGTTGCTGCGTACACCCACTCTTCGTTAG